In one window of Thunnus thynnus chromosome 23, fThuThy2.1, whole genome shotgun sequence DNA:
- the LOC137175820 gene encoding troponin I, slow skeletal muscle-like: MNPKGDKPKSKISASRKLSLKMLLLTRACEDLERETQEREEEKVRYLGEKLPPLQVSGLSMEELQTLCKQLHSKIDVVDEERYDCESKVNKHNKDIHELKLKVQDLGGKFKKPALRKVRVSADEMMRALLGSKHKGSMDLRANLKSVKKEDVKQDKVLNSEVGDWRKNVEAMSGMEGRKKMFDTGGGAQ; encoded by the exons ATGAATCCCAAGGGGGATAAG CCGAAGTCGAAGATTTCGGCTTCTCGCAAGCTCTCCCTCAAA aTGCTTCTCCTCACAAGAGCCTGTGAGGATTTGGAGAGGGAGACgcaggagagggaggaagagaaagtgcGCTATCTAGGAGAGAAGTTGCCCCCTTTGCAAGTGTCTGGATTGTCAATGGAGGAGCTACAA ACTCTATGCAAGCAGCTTCATTCAAAAATTGATGTTGTGGATGAGGAGAGATACGACTGCGAATCCAAAGTGAACAAACACAACAAGGAT aTCCATGAGCTGAAGCTGAAGGTACAGGACCTTGGAGGCAAATTCAAAAAGCCTGCCCTGAGGAAAGTGAGAGTGTCAGCAGATGAGATGATGAGGGCTCTCCTGGGCTCCAAACACAAGGGCTCGATGGACCTCAGAGCCAACCTCAAGTCTGTGAAGAAGGAGGATGTCAAACAGGACAAG GTGCTTAATAGTGAAGTGGGTGACTGGCGTAAGAATGTGGAGGCCATGTCAGGCATGGAGGGCCGCAAGAAGATGTTCGATACAGGCGGTGGTGCACAGTGA